In Procambarus clarkii isolate CNS0578487 chromosome 36, FALCON_Pclarkii_2.0, whole genome shotgun sequence, one DNA window encodes the following:
- the LOC138371754 gene encoding sialidase-like — protein MPVEVSLRYTPVEASQHETPVEGSKHYTSVKDSQPYTPVKVSQPYTPVKASQHYTPVEGSQHYTPVEASQHETPVEGSKHYTSVKDSQPYTPVEASQHETPVECFQPYTPVEALLPFTPVEASQPYKPVKASQPYTPVEASQSYTSVKASQPYTPVIHSQPFTPVNSSQPYTQVEGSRYYTPFDASQPYTPVEASQHETPGEPLQPYTPVKVSQPYTPVEASQHETPDKASKPFTPVIASQPYAPVEASQPYTPVEDSQPFTPFEASQAYTPVEASQPYTPVEASQPYTPFEASQPYTPVEASQPYTPVEASQPYTSV, from the coding sequence ATGCCAGTCGAGGTTTCACTAcgttacacaccagtcgaggcttcacaacatgAAACACCAGTCGAGGGTTCAAAACATTACACATCAGTCAAggattcacaaccttacacaccagtaaaggtttcacaaccttacacaccagtcaaggcttcacaacattacacaccagtcgagggtTCACAacattacacaccagtcgaggcttcacaacatgAAACACCAGTCGAGGGTTCAAAACATTACACATCAGTCAAggattcacaaccttacacaccagtcgaagcaTCACAACATGAAACACCAGTCGAATGTTTTCAaccctacacaccagtcgaggctttacTTCCTttcacaccagtcgaggcttcacaaccttacaaacCAGTCAAGgcgtcacaaccttacacaccagtcgaggcgtCACAATCTTACACTTcagtcaaggcttcacaaccttacacaccagtcataCATTCTCAACCTTTCACACCAGTCAATtcgtcacaaccttacacacaagtcGAGGGCTCACGATACTACACACCATTCgacgcttcacaaccttacacaccagtcgaagcttcacaacaTGAAACACCAGGCGAGCCGTTACAACCTTACACACCTGTCAAagtttcacaaccttacacaccagtcgaagcttcacaacaTGAAACACCAGACAAAGCTTCAAAACCTTTCACACCAGTCATAGCGTCACAACCTTACGcaccagtcgaagcttcacaaccttatACACCAGTCGAAGATTCACAGCCTTTCACACCATTCGAAGCTTCACAagcttacacaccagtcgaagcttcacaaccttacacaccagtcgaagcttcacaaccttacacaccattcgaagcttcacaaccttacacaccagtcgaagcttcacaaccttacacaccagtcgaagcgtcacaaccttacacatcagTCTAG